The following nucleotide sequence is from Mytilus edulis chromosome 13, xbMytEdul2.2, whole genome shotgun sequence.
TGGAACTTTTCTAGTACTTGGAGTATAAGCAGTAGCGGATTCAGAGGGGCGTAGACGGCAAATGCCCCTTCTCTTTAATGGTTTTTAATTAGAAAATTATTATGATAtataatagtttaaaataaaatcttcacTTTGTCCCCCTGGTTTTATATTCCCCGTTTCAAAAATCCTGTATTTTTCTTGTAATTGTTAGATTTTATCTGTATTAAATTTCACTCGTTTAACCTAAATATCTTTATTGGGACAACATACAATCCAGCCATCGACACACAGAAATGTTGTTTACATTTGTACttaataaattcatttaaaatggaTTTGGTCAGAAAATATAAAGTAAACTTTCATTTCGATTTATTAAAAACCGTGTCATTGTATGTTCTTGTCAAGTTTCAAGGTTATCCTTTAAATGCCTACATTTGTATACAATATATAAGGTGTCTGCTATAGACCGATCATTTTGATAATTACATGTATGCGCTGATTAAATCCAAAATATTAGTCTGATAATTCCAATATAGAAAATTTTATATCTTATTCGAGATTTATACCAGGAATATTCCCTGTCAGCAGTTTATATCGCCTGAGGCGTTAGTCGAAGATGATGTTTCCTTTGTGAATTTTGAACGATAATGTTGTTATACCTTTCATATCTATCATTCTTCTCCTATTTTTAATCTTCACAAGGTAAATGGACTAACACCCCAGAAAATGTAGGTCTGTAACCAAACAAGTCGCCGATTACCCGGATATTCTCTTCAGtataatataaaatgatatttatttttcagcGACACCTTTAGGCAGTCTACCATATCTAGAAGTAGGCAAAGAAGTCTTAGGACAGAGTCTAGCTATTGCTCGATTTCTAGCCAAAAAATTTGGTGGGTATTGTTGCCCTTTGTATTtttttagatgatttttttttttcggaataGAAATTGAAAGTCGTGTTCTTTCCTATGCAATTCTTCTGATTTCTTAGTATTAATTGTtcagtcttttatttttttatccagCATTATTCATGTTTTAGATAATTGATATCAAAATGTTTACTTTGTCGATATTTCAATATTATAGTGAAACATGAGACTAGATCTCTTTTGCTTAAAATTTtcaacaggatttttttttattatctgccCTAAACATTTAAACAATTACTAGTAAGTTAAcagtaaaacatatttatttgtatatacatgtcaGTAGCAATGATGGCCTATGACTCGAAATATATATGCCGCTATCAATTACAGATTTATTTGGAAAGACTGACTTAGATTTTGCCAAGATCAATGCCATAATGGACACATTGGTTGATTACAGAAGCGAAGTATTTAAGGTCATGTTTGAGAAAGATGAAGCAAAGAAGGTATGTTATTAAATGGTATGGGAAGATAAAGTCTGAGAAAGTATGGATAGGGTCGAACTACTCCTATTTTTAGTGTGGGCCATGACAGGCACTCTGTTTAGTCTATACTTTGAAAGGAATGATACCAAAGTTATGGGTCATTTATATTAATAACATACGGAATATTACCAAACACTTGTTACGGATAATGGGTTAATCTCTACATTCCCCTTTCATCAGATGTACGTACAGTGTAGGACTACGTGTTACTGACCTTACTAAAAAGGGAATACTGCAAAAACATCTAATTACCTCAGGGGGAGGGGGCGGGGTTGTGGAataaatttggtaaataaaatgaaaacttaccattatgaattttattgtatgttttacgTGTAATTACATTGATTACATTGTACATAAAATATCAAgagtattatatttatatattatatacacgTAATATTATATCCAATGGTCTTTTCCTGGCATTCCAGCTTCCTCGACCAAAAAAACCCAGACCGCTTCGATATTGCAAAAATTGCTGAAAGTGTCATAAAGCACCAACAATCAATATAATTATCATAATATCCATTGATAGAATCGTGACATTGAAATATGTTGATATGGTTTGATATGAGCAATAAATGCAAATTTATATTTCACGGGCCGTCTGTGACCCAATGTGATAAATAGCACAATCAGAACGTTGCTaggcattttaaaaaatattttaaatatatttttctttggaGATtttaagtacatttgtacatgtaatttATGTTGATTGCAGGCAGAGGGCATGAAGAAATTAAATGAAGAAACTCAACCAAGTGTGTTAAAGAATTTACAGAAAATGTTGGAAGCAAATAAATGCAAGGAATGTGGATTTTCTGTTGGTAAAAGTGTAAGTAATCGGAATTAGTATATCTATCACAGTCTTTTCAATTATCTATCAATTATATCAAGTACTTAAATCATCATTAGGGCTATGTGTTTATAGAACTATAGATACCTAGTCCGAGTTGTATGTTAGAAATCTTCCGATGTAGATTGTATTAGTCCATTGACAACGTTTTGCTCGTCCACTTCGTACTTAAATTAGTTTAGTTTagcttaaacatatttttatattggtCAAATAATCAACATGATAATGGACAACATTAAATATCTGGTGAAAAAAGAGAGACTAAAGATCCACAGGTAAATTTAAACTCGTCATTCGAAAAtgaaatgacaacgccatggctaaaaagacagacagacagacaaacataagtacacaaaaacacaacaaagaaaactgaaGACTATGGAATCTGTTTCAAGGATAACAtcaatattcatatatttttcagTTAAGTGTTGCAGATTTATACCTTTATGATGTATTGGAAGGTGCTGTCACCATGAA
It contains:
- the LOC139502364 gene encoding hematopoietic prostaglandin D synthase-like; translation: MPESYKLVYFAGKGRGEISRLLFAAAGVKYEDKRITFEDWPKVKPTTPLGSLPYLEVGKEVLGQSLAIARFLAKKFDLFGKTDLDFAKINAIMDTLVDYRSEVFKVMFEKDEAKKAEGMKKLNEETQPSVLKNLQKMLEANKCKECGFSVGKSLSVADLYLYDVLEGAVTMKADVLDSYPDVKACYNKVPSLPKIAKWLKERPKSEF